The following proteins are co-located in the Legionella busanensis genome:
- a CDS encoding LPS-assembly protein LptD translates to MTMAFRFTLLKTNRKRLNCILFTVTFVGILSLASLYFKNASASEVLIEPIEACVLPRDTYLNSAIRANFAHCLGWQEGPSYSRCQGSYLPLDVQPLDREDEVQIFANTMSLYNAGRSELKGNIEVRQTTRILNAQTAYIYRDTKTNQVTNIELLGSVRYQEPGRLMIARKVTINPQTKAGTAEDVLYRFNSVRRGSALPAWGRAGLIERFPNKDYFLAKATYSTCAPQDNAWHLEARKINLDDANSVGVARDARLLIGDIPVLYTPYISFPTSKERKSGFLWPTFGNSNVGGFDFSIPYYWNIAPNYDATFYPHLYTKRGVMLGEQFRYLTASSVGNIYASFLPHDRAYINFIRNNEVSFPQLQGSSKNRWSLQFQDLTYFTPNLKLRVNAQQVSDDYYLQDFSSNLAVLTERQLVREAELAYKLDNWLFRGLLQSYQTLQPINLTPVSDIYQRLPQLSANGFYDDLPLNGNFFLLGQYDNFRWPNNLTNPPEGPRYYLNPVLSLPQTQPWGYFTPSFEVVQNAYDVRHNDPLPNSHYSNTIPRYSLDSGLFFDRPTQIMGEGFNQTLEPRLFYLYVPYHNQRRIPVYDSAYPIFNFDQLFRVNRFSGFDRIGDANQFSYAITTRWISDVTGTEKAQFSIGQSYYLSERRVQLCRSLLENCYDDPLALGYVSPFPHKSPIASRFSYNFNPAVTFIGDYVWDVNTHSTNNGHLDLSYQPGPNELVSLGYTYLVNGDITYINNIFDVNPLHQVTFAYAWPFNEKWSTLGAYNFNISKGYEMMSFLGIQYDSCCWAVRVMGGRTFKDLNQRSSPRYNNNIYFQVLLKGLGSLGNSGPSTIIRTFLPSYVDSFHR, encoded by the coding sequence ATGACTATGGCTTTTAGGTTTACCCTTCTAAAAACAAACAGAAAGAGGCTAAATTGTATTCTTTTTACAGTTACATTTGTAGGTATTTTAAGTCTAGCGAGTCTCTATTTTAAAAATGCAAGTGCGTCAGAGGTATTAATAGAACCAATAGAGGCTTGTGTACTACCACGAGATACTTATCTAAATAGTGCTATACGCGCTAATTTTGCCCACTGCTTAGGGTGGCAAGAGGGTCCTTCTTATTCTAGATGTCAAGGTAGCTATCTACCACTTGATGTGCAACCTCTAGATAGAGAGGATGAAGTTCAGATATTTGCTAATACAATGTCACTTTATAATGCTGGTCGTTCTGAGCTAAAGGGTAATATTGAAGTAAGGCAAACCACGAGAATACTTAATGCTCAAACAGCTTATATTTATCGAGATACTAAAACTAATCAGGTAACCAATATTGAATTACTTGGCTCAGTTAGATATCAAGAGCCAGGCCGCTTAATGATTGCTAGAAAAGTCACCATAAATCCACAAACAAAAGCAGGGACGGCGGAAGATGTATTATATCGCTTTAATTCAGTTCGTCGTGGTTCGGCATTGCCGGCATGGGGGCGAGCTGGCTTAATTGAGCGCTTTCCAAATAAAGATTATTTTCTAGCGAAAGCTACTTATAGTACTTGTGCACCGCAAGATAATGCTTGGCATTTAGAAGCGCGAAAAATAAATTTAGACGATGCTAATTCCGTTGGAGTAGCACGTGATGCACGTTTATTAATTGGCGATATTCCTGTCCTTTATACGCCATATATAAGTTTTCCAACGTCTAAGGAAAGAAAATCAGGTTTTTTATGGCCTACTTTTGGTAATTCAAATGTCGGAGGGTTTGATTTTTCTATTCCTTATTATTGGAATATTGCCCCAAATTATGATGCAACCTTTTACCCTCATTTATATACAAAACGCGGTGTTATGCTGGGAGAACAATTTCGTTATTTAACAGCAAGCTCGGTAGGAAATATTTATGCCAGTTTTTTACCGCATGATCGAGCCTATATTAACTTTATTCGTAATAATGAAGTTAGTTTTCCCCAACTGCAAGGATCTTCAAAAAATAGGTGGTCACTCCAATTTCAAGATTTGACATATTTTACGCCAAACTTGAAATTACGTGTTAATGCACAACAAGTTTCCGATGATTACTATTTACAAGATTTTAGTAGCAACTTAGCTGTACTTACAGAAAGGCAGCTCGTGCGCGAGGCAGAATTGGCTTATAAGCTTGATAATTGGCTTTTTCGAGGTTTATTACAATCTTATCAAACCTTACAACCAATTAATTTAACACCGGTAAGCGATATTTATCAGCGCTTACCTCAACTGTCAGCAAATGGGTTTTATGACGATTTACCTTTAAATGGGAATTTTTTTCTATTGGGACAATACGATAATTTTCGTTGGCCTAATAACTTAACCAATCCGCCAGAAGGACCACGTTACTATTTAAATCCAGTTTTATCCCTACCTCAAACACAGCCTTGGGGATATTTCACCCCTAGTTTCGAAGTAGTGCAGAATGCTTATGATGTTAGACATAATGACCCATTGCCTAATTCACATTATAGTAATACCATTCCACGTTACAGCCTTGATAGCGGTTTATTCTTTGATAGGCCTACTCAAATTATGGGTGAAGGGTTTAATCAAACACTAGAGCCCCGGCTTTTTTATTTGTATGTGCCTTATCATAATCAAAGAAGAATTCCTGTTTATGATTCAGCTTATCCTATATTTAATTTTGATCAATTATTTCGTGTAAACCGTTTTTCGGGTTTTGATCGAATTGGTGACGCAAATCAATTCTCTTATGCAATAACGACACGTTGGATATCCGATGTGACTGGCACGGAAAAAGCACAATTTTCAATAGGACAAAGTTATTATCTTTCAGAACGAAGAGTCCAATTATGTCGTAGCTTATTAGAAAATTGTTATGATGATCCGCTAGCTTTAGGATATGTCTCACCATTTCCTCATAAGTCACCCATTGCTTCGCGTTTTTCATATAATTTTAATCCTGCTGTCACTTTTATTGGTGATTATGTATGGGATGTTAATACGCATTCTACTAATAATGGCCATCTTGATCTTTCTTATCAACCTGGGCCTAATGAATTAGTAAGCTTAGGTTATACCTACTTAGTTAATGGTGATATTACTTATATTAATAATATTTTTGATGTTAATCCGCTACATCAAGTTACTTTCGCTTACGCCTGGCCTTTTAATGAAAAATGGAGTACTTTGGGGGCTTATAATTTTAATATTAGTAAAGGCTATGAAATGATGTCCTTCTTGGGTATCCAATATGATAGCTGTTGTTGGGCAGTAAGAGTAATGGGGGGAAGAACATTTAAAGATTTAAATCAACGATCTTCGCCACGTTATAATAATAATATTTATTTCCAAGTATTACTAAAAGGGCTAGGCTCATTGGGTAATAGTGGACCAAGTACTATTATTCGTACATTTTTGCCAAGTTATGTAGATAGTTTTCATCGCTAG
- a CDS encoding DUF3421 domain-containing protein encodes MRMLSILFLALGIQVGWANPPHVHGHPDSPSLEQAIRVGTDTDGKALYLCIANLFNSVQPGKTWVGYGRCNIAYGGKEYIVNDFKVPPRNLFNNTSWQKDTRSPVRIGRDTNGKPLFLCQALYRGSKQPGKTWPGYNRCNISYAGQEVVLNIFQVLGNGRVNQHAHAHNPNNHSHGPTSSQVIVTEY; translated from the coding sequence ATGCGAATGCTTTCAATTTTATTTCTTGCTTTAGGAATACAAGTAGGTTGGGCTAATCCTCCCCATGTTCATGGTCATCCAGACTCTCCTTCCTTAGAACAGGCGATTAGGGTTGGTACTGATACAGATGGAAAAGCACTTTATCTATGTATTGCAAATCTTTTTAACAGTGTTCAACCAGGTAAAACTTGGGTTGGCTATGGTCGCTGCAACATTGCTTATGGGGGTAAGGAATATATTGTTAATGATTTTAAGGTCCCGCCGCGAAATCTCTTTAATAATACTTCCTGGCAAAAAGATACCAGAAGTCCTGTTAGAATTGGACGAGACACAAATGGTAAACCCTTGTTTTTATGTCAAGCTCTTTATCGAGGTAGTAAGCAACCAGGTAAAACGTGGCCAGGCTATAATCGCTGCAATATTTCATATGCCGGTCAAGAGGTTGTTCTAAATATTTTCCAAGTATTAGGAAATGGTAGAGTGAATCAACATGCGCATGCTCATAATCCTAACAACCACTCTCATGGCCCTACATCAAGCCAAGTGATAGTTACTGAATATTAA
- a CDS encoding dihydrofolate reductase: MSNFSLVAAIDENYGLGKDNQLLCHLPADLKNFKQLTMGKPIVMGKKTYQSIGKPLPGRQNIVLTTQDLQIEGADIARSLEHAIDLAGKASEIMIIGGATIFEQFLPLASQIYLTVIHHQFNADVFFPKFDLAAWHCMQTQYRPHDEKNLYDMTFYHYKRSN; the protein is encoded by the coding sequence ATGTCTAATTTTAGTTTAGTTGCAGCAATTGATGAAAATTACGGCCTAGGGAAAGATAATCAATTGCTTTGTCATTTGCCAGCTGATTTAAAAAATTTCAAACAGTTAACGATGGGTAAACCTATTGTAATGGGTAAAAAAACTTACCAATCCATTGGAAAACCTTTGCCAGGACGCCAAAACATTGTATTGACTACACAGGATTTACAAATTGAAGGGGCGGATATTGCTCGTTCATTAGAACATGCGATTGATTTAGCAGGTAAGGCATCCGAAATAATGATTATTGGCGGGGCAACTATTTTTGAACAATTCTTACCTTTAGCTAGTCAAATTTATTTAACGGTAATTCATCATCAGTTTAACGCAGATGTCTTTTTTCCTAAATTCGATTTAGCGGCCTGGCATTGTATGCAGACACAATACCGACCGCACGATGAGAAAAATCTATATGATATGACATTTTACCATTATAAACGTTCTAATTAA
- the pdxA gene encoding 4-hydroxythreonine-4-phosphate dehydrogenase PdxA has protein sequence MKPLLISSGEPAGIGPDICLALAKLNLPIVILADKKLLQERAEKLQLAVNFIDYVESTNFSTKPNSLVVLSIPCNQPVEAGKLNTANADYVIRMLTRGAKDCLENRFSALVTAPVHKAVINDAGIPFTGHTEFFANYCNIETVVMMLACPAMKVALVTTHLPLNEVPKAVTKHLLYNVLQQLQESLKKDFGIENPRIWVAGLNPHAGEGGYLGREELDIIIPTLDKMKEQGMNVEGPFPADTMFVPHNTNTKVDAYVAMYHDQGLPVLKYAGFGQAVNITLGLPIIRTSVDHGTALELAGTGQANAASLIAAVKTALFMSEQRAKKHV, from the coding sequence ATAAAACCACTGTTGATAAGCAGTGGTGAACCCGCAGGTATTGGCCCAGATATTTGTCTTGCTCTTGCTAAGCTTAATTTGCCTATTGTTATCTTAGCTGATAAAAAATTGTTGCAAGAGCGAGCTGAAAAACTGCAATTAGCTGTTAATTTTATTGATTATGTCGAGTCTACTAATTTTAGTACTAAGCCAAATAGTTTAGTTGTCCTTTCAATTCCATGTAATCAACCCGTTGAAGCGGGAAAATTAAACACTGCAAATGCTGACTATGTTATCCGTATGTTAACTAGAGGCGCAAAAGATTGTTTAGAAAATAGATTTTCTGCACTTGTTACAGCCCCTGTCCATAAGGCAGTTATTAATGATGCTGGTATTCCTTTTACAGGCCATACTGAATTCTTTGCTAATTATTGCAATATAGAAACAGTTGTTATGATGTTAGCTTGCCCTGCAATGAAAGTTGCGCTGGTAACGACACATTTACCACTCAACGAAGTTCCTAAGGCAGTAACTAAACACCTCCTTTATAATGTTTTACAGCAATTACAAGAATCTTTAAAAAAAGATTTTGGTATTGAAAACCCACGTATCTGGGTTGCAGGTTTAAATCCACATGCAGGTGAGGGAGGATATTTAGGGCGTGAGGAATTAGATATTATTATTCCTACTCTAGACAAAATGAAAGAACAAGGAATGAATGTAGAAGGTCCTTTTCCTGCTGATACAATGTTTGTTCCACACAATACAAATACAAAAGTGGATGCCTATGTTGCTATGTATCATGATCAAGGATTACCTGTATTAAAATATGCCGGCTTTGGCCAAGCGGTAAATATTACTTTGGGTTTACCTATTATTCGTACATCTGTTGATCACGGAACAGCACTTGAGTTGGCTGGAACTGGACAAGCCAATGCTGCGAGCTTAATTGCGGCAGTTAAAACAGCGTTATTTATGTCAGAACAAAGGGCTAAGAAGCATGTCTAA
- a CDS encoding peptidylprolyl isomerase: MLKRIAFLLLLLPAFTFAEPLDRVVAIVNDSVITASELNTQVETLRQQILAQKVELPSERVLKKQVLQHLINTDLQLQLAKQHNITVDNAELNDAIAKIAEQNNLSLSQLREALQQQGLTWQRYRENLRKEIIMARLQQKAVGKDVKVTPEQVENYLKSGAYQDKTKFTYHLQNMIIPLPEEPTSAELKKAQEKANQVLAKLQKGAEFNNVATEESNNGFILESNDLGDRYLAQLPELFAKEVIKMKPGQVAGPLRAGNGYQIIKLIAVGGKDEKHEVIKTHVRHILIKPDNRMTAEEAKRQANNIYQQLKSGKNFAEMAKQYSLDIVSATKGGDLGWVNTGELVPQFEKAMNSLPLHKISKPVKSMFGWHIIEVLERKRVDDSATFQRQQVMQFLQQRKFSEAVQNWQQHLRTNAYVKILDKELA; this comes from the coding sequence ATGCTAAAGCGTATTGCATTTTTGCTACTGTTGTTACCTGCATTTACGTTTGCTGAACCTTTAGATCGTGTTGTTGCGATAGTAAATGATAGTGTTATTACTGCAAGTGAGTTAAATACTCAAGTAGAAACCCTTCGTCAACAAATACTTGCCCAAAAGGTAGAACTTCCCTCTGAAAGGGTTTTAAAAAAACAAGTTCTCCAGCACTTAATTAATACTGATCTGCAGTTACAGTTGGCAAAACAGCATAATATTACTGTTGACAATGCTGAGTTAAATGATGCAATTGCTAAGATTGCTGAACAAAATAACTTGTCTTTATCTCAATTACGAGAAGCGTTACAGCAACAAGGTCTAACTTGGCAACGATATCGTGAAAATCTACGTAAAGAAATTATTATGGCGCGCCTTCAGCAAAAAGCTGTTGGAAAAGATGTTAAAGTGACGCCGGAGCAAGTTGAGAATTACTTAAAGTCAGGTGCTTATCAGGATAAAACCAAATTTACTTATCACTTACAAAATATGATTATTCCTTTACCAGAAGAGCCTACCTCTGCTGAGCTTAAAAAAGCGCAAGAGAAAGCTAATCAAGTCTTAGCTAAATTACAAAAAGGTGCTGAGTTTAATAATGTTGCTACAGAAGAATCAAATAATGGATTTATTTTAGAAAGTAATGATTTAGGTGATAGATATTTGGCACAATTACCTGAGCTTTTTGCTAAAGAAGTAATAAAAATGAAGCCTGGCCAAGTTGCAGGTCCATTACGAGCAGGCAATGGATACCAAATCATTAAACTAATTGCTGTTGGAGGTAAAGATGAAAAACATGAGGTTATAAAAACTCATGTTCGTCATATTTTAATAAAGCCCGATAACCGCATGACTGCAGAAGAAGCAAAACGTCAAGCTAATAATATTTACCAGCAATTAAAATCAGGAAAGAACTTTGCAGAAATGGCTAAACAATATTCGCTTGATATAGTCAGTGCCACAAAAGGTGGCGACTTAGGGTGGGTTAATACAGGAGAGCTAGTACCGCAATTTGAAAAGGCAATGAACTCTTTACCATTGCATAAAATTAGTAAGCCTGTTAAATCCATGTTTGGCTGGCATATTATTGAAGTTCTTGAACGTAAACGTGTTGATGATTCCGCTACTTTCCAACGCCAGCAAGTCATGCAATTTTTACAGCAACGTAAATTTAGTGAAGCTGTTCAAAACTGGCAACAACATTTAAGAACGAATGCTTACGTTAAAATTCTTGATAAGGAATTAGCGTGA
- a CDS encoding chromate transporter, whose product MISNLLTLILSFGKIGLISLGGGNSMLKLIEVEAVDYRHWISNEEFITMLGSSFLFPGLTAVKLSALIGYKAAGILGLIFAVISINLPGLILAAIGYQFLNQHSGPTIQKIMVPVQYGALVLLAATAFSVAQGIVNVYYSIPMVIMSMVFFLALTYLQLSPFWGFIAFIGICFFLVH is encoded by the coding sequence ATGATCAGTAATTTATTAACTTTAATATTGAGCTTTGGAAAAATTGGACTTATCTCACTTGGTGGAGGTAATTCAATGCTCAAATTAATTGAAGTCGAAGCTGTTGATTATCGCCATTGGATAAGTAACGAAGAATTTATAACTATGCTTGGTTCCAGTTTCTTATTTCCAGGTTTAACGGCTGTAAAATTATCAGCCCTAATTGGTTATAAAGCAGCTGGAATATTAGGCTTAATATTTGCTGTTATTAGTATTAATTTACCTGGTTTAATATTAGCAGCAATCGGTTATCAATTTTTAAATCAGCATAGCGGGCCAACTATTCAGAAGATAATGGTGCCCGTGCAATATGGCGCTTTAGTATTACTAGCTGCTACCGCTTTTTCTGTCGCGCAAGGTATTGTAAATGTTTATTATTCTATACCAATGGTCATTATGAGTATGGTATTTTTTTTAGCTTTAACCTACTTGCAGCTATCGCCATTCTGGGGCTTTATTGCTTTTATTGGTATTTGTTTTTTTCTGGTTCACTAG
- the murU gene encoding N-acetylmuramate alpha-1-phosphate uridylyltransferase MurU, giving the protein MKTAMILAAGRGERLKPITNFIPKAMCQIYGKPLIEHHIINLARSGFNRIIINHAYLGGQIRQHLGNGKRWNIEICYSPEPPGGLETGGGLVNALPLLGQEPFLVVNGDIYTDFDFTTLNCLPNFLAHVILVANPAHNPKGDFNLESLRLTNERCYTFAGITYYRPELFQQCPIGRYSITPLLRELTTQQKISGSVYEGVWADIGSPKQLNELTSYTKHTTP; this is encoded by the coding sequence ATGAAAACTGCAATGATTTTAGCTGCAGGTCGAGGGGAACGACTTAAACCAATAACAAATTTCATTCCTAAAGCAATGTGCCAGATTTATGGGAAACCTTTAATAGAACATCATATAATTAATTTAGCTCGCTCAGGCTTTAATCGTATTATTATTAATCATGCTTATTTAGGGGGGCAGATACGGCAGCATCTTGGCAATGGTAAACGATGGAATATTGAAATTTGCTACTCTCCTGAACCACCGGGAGGTTTGGAAACTGGGGGTGGCCTTGTTAATGCATTACCTCTTCTAGGCCAAGAACCATTTTTAGTTGTTAATGGAGACATTTATACTGATTTCGATTTTACTACCCTAAATTGTTTACCTAATTTTTTAGCGCATGTAATCTTGGTTGCCAATCCTGCCCATAATCCTAAAGGTGACTTTAACTTAGAAAGTTTACGTTTAACAAATGAACGTTGTTATACATTTGCAGGCATTACCTATTATCGGCCTGAGCTATTTCAGCAATGCCCTATCGGCCGTTACTCTATCACTCCTTTACTACGTGAGCTTACCACCCAACAAAAAATAAGTGGCTCAGTTTATGAAGGGGTTTGGGCTGATATTGGCTCACCAAAGCAATTAAATGAGCTTACATCATATACAAAGCATACCACCCCATAA
- a CDS encoding aminoglycoside phosphotransferase family protein, translated as MHSRQNALSNWLTQVLGSNEFSLFLLTGDASFRQYYRLNFKGNSYIIMDAPPGKENLKSFIEIADFFRAHGLLTPKVYAVNDLDGFALLDDFGDTLFLSQLSTDTADFLYKSAIETLLVLQQCPLKSTYQFPHFDRNFMLGELNLFTEWFLNAYLKLTLTPEEKNLIDTTFNWLITEIEKQPKVIIHRDYHSRNIMLPGAAFNHQLALIDFQDAMQGPITYDLVSLLKDCYIQWPPEQISQWLTVFYEQSPKLKHWNFSSFVRAFDVCGIQRHLKILGIFCRLYLRDKKPNYLGDLPLTLHYLTACLESYKELEAFYYFLQKRIRLP; from the coding sequence ATGCATAGCCGCCAAAACGCACTGAGCAATTGGTTAACACAAGTCCTTGGTTCCAATGAATTTTCTTTATTCCTTTTAACCGGCGATGCTAGTTTTAGGCAATATTATCGTCTAAATTTTAAAGGTAATAGCTACATTATTATGGATGCCCCACCGGGCAAAGAAAATTTAAAATCCTTTATTGAAATTGCCGATTTTTTTCGTGCCCATGGATTACTAACACCGAAAGTTTATGCTGTCAATGACTTAGATGGCTTTGCTCTTCTAGATGATTTTGGTGACACCCTATTCTTAAGTCAATTATCTACTGATACGGCAGATTTTTTATATAAATCTGCAATCGAAACATTATTGGTATTGCAGCAATGTCCTCTTAAAAGTACATATCAATTTCCCCATTTTGATCGAAACTTTATGTTGGGTGAATTAAATTTATTTACTGAATGGTTTTTAAATGCCTATTTAAAATTAACACTTACCCCAGAAGAAAAAAATTTAATTGACACTACTTTTAATTGGTTAATAACTGAAATTGAAAAACAGCCTAAAGTAATTATTCATCGTGATTATCATTCAAGAAATATTATGCTTCCAGGCGCAGCATTTAACCATCAATTAGCTCTTATTGATTTTCAAGATGCAATGCAAGGACCTATCACCTATGATTTAGTGTCACTGCTTAAAGACTGTTATATTCAGTGGCCTCCTGAACAAATAAGTCAATGGCTAACCGTTTTTTATGAGCAATCGCCTAAGTTAAAACACTGGAATTTTTCTTCTTTTGTTCGTGCTTTTGATGTATGTGGGATACAACGTCATTTAAAAATCCTAGGTATTTTTTGTCGTTTATATTTGCGTGATAAAAAACCTAATTATCTAGGTGATCTGCCGCTTACTTTACATTATTTAACTGCTTGTTTAGAAAGTTATAAAGAGCTTGAAGCATTCTATTACTTTTTACAAAAAAGGATTCGACTACCATGA
- a CDS encoding acyl-CoA dehydrogenase, whose translation MAILLFFIYLVFTLLVLYHGLKSPTWEIGSIIYLVIATFIVGMPWIIALILWVIILAIIAIMYVPAIRAQITEQLYQRAIKSIPKLSKTEEEALNAGDTWFEQDIFIGEPNWSKLSLPLPELTAEEQAFLDNETQTLCHMIDDWTIGQEGDLPKEVWSYIKENGFLGLVISKEFGGKGFSARAHSEIVLKIASRSGAVAVTVMVPNSLGPGELLHYYGTEEQKARYLPNLAKGIDIPCFALTEPGAGSDATSIQSEAIVTKKTINKEEILGLTINLNKRWITLAPIATLIGLAVNLKDPQGLLNGIGQEGITCLLIPRDTENLEIGNRHLPADQPFMNGTLRGENIFVPISSIIGGQEKAGQGWQMLVECLSIGRSISLPALAAASSSVSYITTSAFARIRRQFNVEIGQFEGIEEKLAEIGGLNYLINATRLLTVEAVNQHKKPSVASAITKYFNTEFGRMAVNNAMDIHAGRAVVAGPRNYLINHYVSIPISITVEGANIMSRNLLIFGQGSMACHPFIRDEFYAVSHNNKEAFDKLIWQHIYYFMRNFAKTICSAWTGGIFISAPANPLKRNYQYIARLSHAFAWLADLSLIYLGGDLKRKERLSARLADAMSYLYMAMAALRFYNHHNQHADLEIHARWAVTYCLFNAQKAMLLFCDNFPSRILGGIMRFFAFPFGQSIAYPRDRLDHGLARLMSKNNAYRNILKKWIYLSGDPAQAIDKMEHTLQLIITNADLFAKVSDLKRYSFANLKSKLAEKVSKGELSQQEMDAIVAVERARWDAIQVDEFKADSMKAKTFKSVTDSLVNPLD comes from the coding sequence ATGGCCATACTTTTATTTTTTATTTATTTGGTTTTTACCTTATTAGTTCTCTATCATGGTCTAAAATCGCCAACTTGGGAGATAGGTAGTATTATCTATCTTGTAATCGCTACCTTTATTGTTGGCATGCCTTGGATTATTGCTCTAATTTTGTGGGTCATCATCTTAGCTATTATTGCAATAATGTATGTGCCTGCAATACGAGCTCAAATTACAGAGCAATTATATCAAAGAGCTATTAAATCAATTCCTAAACTTTCAAAGACAGAAGAAGAAGCCTTAAATGCAGGCGATACTTGGTTTGAACAAGATATATTTATAGGCGAGCCTAATTGGTCAAAACTTTCTTTGCCTTTACCTGAGCTTACAGCTGAGGAGCAAGCGTTTTTAGATAATGAAACACAAACTTTATGTCATATGATAGATGATTGGACGATAGGTCAGGAAGGCGATTTACCTAAAGAAGTATGGTCTTATATTAAGGAAAATGGCTTTTTGGGTTTAGTTATTTCTAAAGAATTCGGTGGAAAAGGCTTTTCAGCTCGTGCCCATTCGGAAATCGTTCTGAAAATTGCAAGTCGTTCAGGAGCAGTTGCTGTAACAGTAATGGTTCCTAATTCACTGGGTCCGGGTGAATTGTTACATTATTATGGTACTGAGGAACAAAAAGCACGGTATTTACCTAACTTAGCAAAGGGGATTGATATTCCTTGTTTTGCTTTAACCGAACCTGGTGCCGGTAGTGATGCAACCTCAATTCAATCAGAAGCGATTGTTACTAAAAAAACGATTAATAAAGAAGAAATTTTAGGTTTAACTATCAATTTAAATAAACGCTGGATTACTTTAGCCCCTATTGCTACTTTAATTGGGCTGGCTGTGAATTTAAAAGATCCGCAAGGTCTCTTAAATGGTATTGGCCAAGAGGGGATTACTTGTTTATTAATTCCACGCGATACTGAAAATTTAGAAATAGGTAATCGACATCTACCAGCAGATCAGCCATTTATGAATGGTACTTTGCGAGGGGAAAATATATTTGTTCCTATTAGTTCAATTATTGGTGGACAAGAAAAAGCAGGGCAGGGTTGGCAAATGCTGGTTGAATGCCTGTCAATAGGCCGCTCGATTTCACTACCAGCGCTTGCAGCTGCATCTTCTTCAGTATCCTATATTACAACGAGTGCTTTTGCCCGTATTCGTCGACAATTTAATGTAGAAATTGGACAATTTGAAGGTATTGAAGAAAAACTAGCTGAAATAGGGGGCCTAAATTATTTAATTAATGCAACAAGATTATTAACCGTTGAGGCAGTAAATCAACATAAAAAACCTTCTGTCGCTTCTGCTATTACTAAATATTTTAATACAGAGTTTGGACGCATGGCTGTTAATAATGCTATGGATATCCATGCAGGCCGTGCTGTTGTTGCAGGGCCCCGTAATTATCTTATTAATCATTATGTAAGTATCCCTATTTCTATTACAGTTGAAGGGGCCAATATTATGTCCAGAAATCTACTTATTTTTGGTCAAGGCTCTATGGCTTGTCATCCTTTTATTCGAGATGAATTTTATGCTGTCTCCCACAATAATAAGGAAGCATTTGACAAGCTAATTTGGCAACATATTTATTATTTTATGCGTAACTTTGCTAAAACAATTTGCTCAGCTTGGACAGGCGGAATTTTTATTAGCGCGCCTGCAAATCCTTTAAAAAGAAATTATCAATATATAGCTCGTCTAAGTCATGCTTTTGCGTGGTTAGCTGATTTATCGCTAATCTATTTAGGAGGTGATTTGAAACGAAAAGAACGTTTATCAGCACGTTTAGCTGATGCCATGTCTTATCTTTATATGGCTATGGCGGCCCTTCGTTTTTATAATCATCATAATCAGCATGCTGATTTAGAAATACATGCCAGATGGGCTGTTACTTACTGTCTATTTAATGCTCAGAAAGCAATGCTACTATTTTGTGATAATTTTCCTTCTCGAATTTTAGGTGGCATCATGCGCTTTTTTGCTTTTCCTTTTGGCCAATCTATTGCTTACCCGCGTGATCGCCTTGATCATGGCTTAGCTCGATTAATGAGTAAAAACAATGCTTATCGCAACATATTAAAAAAATGGATTTATTTAAGTGGTGATCCTGCACAGGCCATTGATAAAATGGAACATACATTACAGTTAATAATAACTAATGCTGATCTTTTCGCTAAGGTAAGTGACTTAAAACGCTACTCATTTGCAAACCTAAAATCTAAATTAGCTGAGAAAGTTAGTAAAGGCGAACTTAGTCAACAAGAAATGGATGCAATAGTTGCGGTTGAGCGCGCTAGATGGGATGCTATTCAAGTTGATGAATTTAAAGCTGATTCTATGAAAGCAAAAACCTTTAAGTCTGTTACGGATTCTTTAGTAAATCCCCTAGATTAA